One Campylobacter sp. RM16192 genomic region harbors:
- the trpC gene encoding indole-3-glycerol phosphate synthase TrpC, whose translation MILDQIIERTKEDLEQRKAKFPLEWLGRSLAYNPYAPRDVMSVLKSNENEPLKIIAEVKKASPSKGIIRSEFEPIFIAKNYEDGGANAISVLTEPHYFKGNLEFLTQIRRYTATPLLRKDFIIDKYQIVEALVYGADFILLIAKALSRVRLKELLEYAHHLGLEVLVETHDKEDIAKAIFAGANIIGINHRNLQTFEMDMSLCERLIPLLPHNKIIVAESGLFDHEQLVNLNKIGVDAFLIGEHFMRQDDIVKAVKTIKEG comes from the coding sequence ATGATACTTGATCAGATCATAGAGCGAACAAAAGAGGATTTAGAGCAAAGAAAGGCCAAATTTCCTCTTGAGTGGCTAGGTAGAAGTCTTGCTTATAATCCTTATGCGCCTAGAGATGTTATGAGCGTATTAAAGTCTAATGAAAATGAGCCTCTTAAAATAATCGCTGAGGTTAAAAAAGCTAGCCCCAGTAAAGGTATTATTAGAAGTGAATTTGAGCCTATTTTTATAGCCAAAAACTATGAAGATGGTGGAGCTAATGCGATCTCTGTTTTAACTGAGCCTCATTACTTTAAGGGAAATTTGGAGTTTTTAACTCAGATTAGAAGATATACGGCAACTCCTCTACTTAGAAAAGATTTTATCATAGATAAATATCAGATAGTTGAGGCTCTTGTTTATGGGGCCGATTTTATACTTTTGATAGCTAAGGCTCTAAGCAGGGTTAGGCTAAAAGAGCTTCTTGAATATGCTCATCATCTTGGGCTTGAGGTTCTTGTGGAGACGCACGATAAGGAAGATATCGCTAAGGCGATTTTTGCTGGAGCGAATATAATAGGAATAAATCATAGAAACCTGCAAACTTTTGAAATGGATATGAGTTTATGTGAGCGTCTTATACCGCTTTTGCCTCACAATAAAATCATAGTGGCTGAAAGCGGACTATTTGATCACGAACAACTTGTAAATTTAAATAAAATAGGTGTCGATGCTTTCTTGATCGGAGAGCATTTTATGAGACAAGATGATATTGTAAAAGCGGTTAAAACCATAAAGGAGGGGTGA
- a CDS encoding NAD(P)-binding domain-containing protein, with translation MRCVYDIVVIGGGPCGIATVVEAKANGFKNVLLLEKGDNHSQTIRKFYKDNKRVDKSYKGQDSTIHGIVGFDDGTKESTLDYFDELLDNNEIDTAFNSEVESVKKEDSGIFHITTSTAGYGAKNVVISIGKMGRPNKPSYKIPPSLNSVVNFNLDSCSSNEKIIVVGGGNSAAEYAVDLSERNDVTLNYRKDKFTRLNDINEAAVMALFNANKLNLKLGVDIEGLENESGKVKVIFTDGTSEIFDRIIYAIGGSTPVDFLQKCGVKLDADKDPIVDDDYESSVKGLYIGGDIVLKHGGSIVLALNHAHKVIQSIKDKGNI, from the coding sequence ATGAGATGTGTATATGATATAGTTGTAATAGGCGGAGGTCCATGTGGAATCGCTACCGTTGTGGAGGCCAAAGCAAATGGATTTAAAAACGTTTTATTACTGGAAAAAGGCGATAATCATAGTCAAACGATAAGGAAATTTTATAAAGACAATAAACGTGTAGATAAAAGCTACAAGGGTCAAGATAGCACTATTCACGGAATAGTTGGTTTCGATGATGGCACTAAAGAGAGCACGCTTGATTATTTTGATGAGTTGCTTGATAACAATGAGATTGATACCGCGTTTAATTCAGAGGTTGAGAGTGTTAAAAAAGAAGATAGCGGCATATTTCATATAACTACATCAACAGCAGGATACGGAGCTAAAAATGTGGTAATTTCAATAGGCAAAATGGGGCGTCCTAATAAACCTAGCTACAAAATTCCGCCATCTTTAAATTCTGTTGTAAATTTTAACCTTGATTCTTGCTCTAGCAATGAAAAAATAATTGTAGTGGGCGGAGGAAACTCTGCTGCAGAATATGCGGTAGATCTTAGCGAAAGAAACGATGTAACTCTAAATTATAGAAAAGATAAATTTACCAGATTAAACGATATAAATGAGGCTGCTGTTATGGCACTTTTTAATGCCAATAAGTTAAATTTAAAGCTTGGCGTAGATATTGAAGGGCTTGAAAATGAGTCTGGAAAGGTAAAAGTCATTTTTACTGATGGAACAAGTGAGATCTTTGATCGTATAATATATGCTATAGGTGGCTCTACTCCCGTTGATTTTTTACAAAAATGCGGTGTAAAGCTAGATGCCGATAAGGATCCAATCGTAGATGATGACTATGAAAGTAGTGTAAAAGGGCTTTATATAGGTGGTGATATAGTGCTAAAACATGGCGGTTCTATAGTTTTAGCTTTAAATCACGCGCATAAAGTAATACAAAGCATTAAGGATAAAGGCAATATCTAA
- a CDS encoding class II 3-deoxy-7-phosphoheptulonate synthase, producing MNWTRSSWREYNILQQPVYPDSQELKSVEDKLKSLPPLVFAGEARNLKRDLAKVCAGDAFLLQGGDCAESFSNFNANNIRDMFKVLLQMAIVLTFAGRCPVVKVGRVAGQFAKPRSSDFEEVDGVKLPSYRGDIINGFEFNEAARVPDPKRMIEAYYQSASTMNLLRAFARGGLADLHEVNRWNLGFIKKAELGKRYDELAGQLSQALAFMEACGINSQNTQEINQTVVYTSHEALLLPYEEALTREDSLTGDWYDCSAHMLWIGERTRGLNDAHVHFLSGVHNPVGVKIGPNTTGEDVIKLSQKLNPNNEAGRLNIIVRMGADKIGDRLPLILRETKKEGLNILYSIDPMHGNTVKASNNYKTREFNKILSEVKSFFEIHKAEGTYASGVHLEMTGQDVTECVGGAFNITEKSLENRYETQCDPRLNADQALELAFLIADFVKKN from the coding sequence ATGAATTGGACTAGAAGCTCTTGGAGAGAATATAATATTTTACAGCAGCCAGTATATCCTGATTCGCAAGAGTTAAAAAGCGTAGAAGATAAATTAAAATCACTTCCTCCTCTTGTTTTTGCCGGTGAAGCTAGAAATCTAAAAAGAGATTTGGCTAAGGTTTGCGCCGGTGATGCTTTTTTGCTTCAAGGTGGAGATTGCGCCGAGAGCTTTTCAAATTTTAATGCAAATAATATTAGAGATATGTTTAAGGTTCTGCTTCAAATGGCCATTGTTCTTACTTTTGCCGGACGTTGCCCGGTCGTAAAAGTAGGGCGAGTTGCAGGACAGTTTGCAAAGCCTAGAAGTAGCGATTTTGAAGAGGTTGATGGTGTAAAGTTGCCAAGTTACCGAGGCGATATCATAAACGGTTTTGAATTTAACGAAGCCGCCAGAGTTCCTGATCCAAAGAGGATGATAGAGGCTTATTATCAATCAGCTTCCACGATGAACCTGCTTCGTGCCTTTGCGCGTGGAGGTTTAGCCGATCTTCACGAGGTGAATAGATGGAATTTGGGCTTTATTAAAAAAGCCGAGCTTGGAAAAAGATATGACGAACTAGCTGGGCAACTTAGTCAAGCGCTTGCTTTCATGGAGGCTTGCGGTATAAATTCTCAAAATACCCAAGAGATAAATCAGACAGTAGTTTATACCTCTCACGAGGCTTTGCTTCTACCTTATGAAGAGGCTTTAACCAGAGAGGATAGCTTGACCGGAGATTGGTATGACTGCTCAGCACATATGCTTTGGATAGGCGAAAGAACAAGAGGACTAAATGATGCTCATGTGCATTTTTTAAGTGGAGTTCATAATCCAGTCGGAGTTAAAATCGGACCTAATACAACCGGAGAAGATGTAATAAAACTAAGTCAAAAGCTAAATCCAAACAACGAAGCGGGAAGACTAAATATCATCGTTAGAATGGGTGCTGATAAGATAGGAGATAGGCTTCCTTTGATACTTAGAGAGACTAAAAAAGAGGGGCTAAATATACTATACAGCATAGATCCTATGCACGGAAATACCGTAAAAGCGTCAAATAACTACAAAACTCGTGAATTTAATAAAATTTTATCGGAAGTTAAGAGCTTCTTTGAAATTCATAAGGCTGAAGGCACTTATGCTAGCGGAGTTCATCTGGAGATGACCGGTCAAGATGTAACAGAGTGCGTGGGCGGCGCGTTTAATATAACCGAAAAGAGCTTAGAAAATCGCTATGAGACTCAGTGTGATCCAAGGCTAAATGCTGATCAGGCTCTTGAACTTGCTTTCTTAATAGCTGATTTTGTAAAGAAAAACTAA
- a CDS encoding vesicular transport factor Uso1p produces MNRLKIVNLTLFALFGILLALSLYFVYINTGKKYNPRQDQNEVAIHVLSFDELPRNEQEKYVKKDNLDTYGKFLTPKSYEKNLKISSINEPIPSDLEELKRQVSDLRVQNKILYDDNIDLVSKNLEIANLLSSKDASLSYKNINLRMIMDSEKYLETINDLTKKLEESQNENLQSSKISSQKIVKLQNEIDSLRNEMVNRLNQFEGDKAQLISKNSDEMSKNLKTQMDEKLRLEKELLKITGELSKIKDENARMTDSLSLKEFEFKRVETEQKDKVLKIQAASQDMINTLNKEFEVKKNEYEKDIKSKLNEIEALKREQNLLKESLDLKSKELEKKLAELNLINEKNDKFISLNKEQNATIENLKSRLQIERSGFEKEVAGMWSLHKKEVEKLKKQLNELSSNLQNTKDELEKEITKLKEQNLKKDEQIIQSESNITSLNAMLATQKERLESEIFANKKNIQNYKILNDKITSLIQGNAIISKEAKKRVDNAEIAVEIHKKTIDELNSTLALKDKEISEINLRLEKIKNSLEIQTKKNETLTQSLKNNQNPLSLEVSELKTKISQLMQESEYLSNENDNLKKIIQLNFKAEVPKKVVFIASIECDDMVIGSDKPTTMCKNRVSEFIQRYNSNYFFEIIPIVSHGNFIATSKVAQLIPKNELEKINLYANFGIGRERAKTAGELIKDEFGDFSRISYSNEIITSDNKQGFVIKVYR; encoded by the coding sequence TTGAATAGGCTTAAAATTGTAAATTTAACTCTATTTGCACTGTTTGGCATTTTACTTGCACTTAGCTTATATTTTGTATATATAAATACCGGTAAAAAATATAATCCTAGGCAAGATCAAAATGAGGTTGCTATCCATGTTTTAAGCTTTGATGAGCTTCCTAGAAACGAGCAGGAAAAATATGTTAAAAAAGATAATCTTGATACTTACGGTAAATTTCTAACGCCAAAAAGCTATGAGAAAAATTTAAAAATTAGCAGCATAAACGAGCCTATACCTAGTGATTTAGAGGAATTAAAACGTCAAGTAAGCGACCTAAGAGTTCAAAACAAGATACTTTATGATGACAATATAGATTTAGTGAGTAAAAATTTAGAGATAGCAAATTTACTAAGTTCTAAAGATGCAAGCCTATCATATAAAAATATAAATTTAAGAATGATAATGGACTCTGAGAAGTATTTGGAGACAATAAATGATCTTACGAAAAAACTAGAGGAGAGCCAAAACGAAAATTTGCAAAGCTCTAAAATTTCATCTCAAAAGATTGTCAAGCTTCAAAATGAGATTGATTCTTTAAGAAACGAAATGGTTAATAGGCTTAATCAGTTTGAAGGGGATAAGGCTCAGCTAATCTCAAAAAATAGTGACGAAATGAGCAAAAATCTAAAGACTCAGATGGATGAAAAGCTAAGACTTGAAAAAGAGCTTTTAAAGATCACCGGCGAGCTCTCTAAGATAAAAGATGAAAATGCTAGAATGACCGATTCATTAAGTTTAAAAGAGTTTGAATTTAAAAGAGTAGAAACCGAGCAAAAGGATAAGGTCTTAAAGATACAGGCTGCAAGTCAAGATATGATAAATACTTTAAATAAGGAATTTGAAGTCAAAAAAAATGAATACGAAAAAGATATAAAATCAAAACTTAATGAAATAGAGGCTCTTAAAAGAGAGCAAAATTTGCTTAAAGAATCGCTTGATTTAAAGTCAAAAGAGCTTGAGAAAAAGCTTGCGGAGTTAAATTTAATAAACGAAAAAAATGATAAATTTATATCTTTAAATAAAGAGCAAAATGCCACGATAGAAAATCTTAAGTCAAGACTTCAGATTGAAAGAAGTGGTTTTGAGAAGGAAGTTGCCGGGATGTGGAGCTTGCATAAAAAAGAGGTTGAAAAACTTAAAAAACAGCTTAATGAATTAAGCTCAAATTTGCAAAATACAAAAGATGAGCTTGAGAAAGAGATAACTAAATTAAAAGAGCAAAATTTAAAAAAAGATGAACAGATAATTCAAAGCGAGTCAAATATAACCTCTCTTAATGCAATGTTAGCCACTCAAAAAGAGAGGCTTGAGAGTGAGATATTTGCAAATAAAAAAAATATTCAAAACTACAAAATATTAAACGATAAGATCACATCTTTAATACAAGGTAATGCAATTATAAGCAAGGAGGCGAAAAAACGAGTAGATAATGCGGAAATTGCCGTAGAAATTCATAAAAAAACCATTGATGAGCTAAATTCTACTCTTGCTCTTAAAGATAAAGAGATAAGTGAGATAAATTTAAGGCTAGAAAAAATAAAAAACAGCCTTGAAATTCAAACCAAAAAAAATGAAACATTGACGCAGAGTTTAAAAAATAATCAAAATCCACTCTCGTTGGAAGTATCCGAGCTTAAAACCAAGATTTCACAGCTTATGCAAGAGAGCGAATATCTAAGTAACGAAAATGATAATTTAAAAAAGATAATTCAGCTAAATTTTAAGGCTGAAGTACCTAAAAAAGTGGTTTTTATAGCATCTATAGAGTGCGATGATATGGTTATAGGCTCAGATAAGCCAACTACAATGTGTAAAAATAGAGTAAGTGAGTTTATTCAGCGCTATAATTCAAACTATTTTTTTGAGATTATACCTATAGTTAGTCATGGAAATTTTATAGCTACCTCTAAAGTAGCTCAACTGATACCAAAAAACGAGCTTGAAAAGATAAATTTATATGCGAATTTTGGTATAGGAAGAGAGAGGGCAAAAACTGCCGGAGAGCTTATAAAAGATGAATTTGGAGACTTTTCTCGCATATCTTATAGTAATGAAATAATAACATCAGATAATAAGCAGGGTTTTGTTATAAAGGTGTATCGATGA
- a CDS encoding YkgJ family cysteine cluster protein, with the protein MLRQDGFDYEFDSTKCSECGGRCCTGESGYIWISPNEISALAGYLSLDEGEFRSKFLEKHGYKFSIKEKNYNDGYACIFFNESEKNCSIYEFRPKQCMSFPFWDYFKNHFDELERECVGIRRL; encoded by the coding sequence TTGCTAAGACAAGATGGATTTGATTACGAATTTGACTCTACTAAGTGCTCTGAGTGTGGCGGTAGGTGTTGCACGGGCGAAAGTGGATATATATGGATAAGTCCAAATGAAATTTCAGCTCTTGCTGGATATCTTAGTCTTGATGAAGGCGAATTTAGAAGCAAATTTTTAGAAAAGCATGGTTATAAATTTAGTATAAAAGAGAAAAATTATAACGATGGCTATGCCTGTATATTTTTTAATGAGAGCGAAAAAAATTGCTCTATTTACGAGTTTAGGCCAAAACAGTGTATGAGTTTTCCTTTTTGGGATTATTTTAAAAATCATTTTGATGAATTGGAGAGAGAATGCGTGGGAATAAGGCGATTGTAG
- a CDS encoding HIT family protein: MEHLCAPWRSEYFSKKMSGCVFCDVVKHPENDAKTGVLFRAKYCFGVMNLYPYTPGHFMVIPYEHVEKIESLNDETWIEMSRFVRKGVEILKKELGAMGVNIGMNLGKAAGAGIAEHVHYHLVPRWERDTNFITSIADLRVNGVPFHPLYENLKNAFESVKFE; the protein is encoded by the coding sequence ATGGAGCATCTTTGTGCGCCTTGGAGAAGTGAATATTTTAGCAAGAAAATGTCCGGATGTGTATTTTGCGATGTTGTAAAGCATCCTGAAAATGACGCAAAAACCGGAGTTTTGTTTCGTGCTAAATATTGCTTTGGTGTAATGAACCTCTATCCATATACTCCAGGACATTTTATGGTCATACCTTACGAGCATGTCGAAAAAATTGAAAGCCTAAATGATGAAACTTGGATTGAGATGAGCAGATTTGTAAGAAAAGGTGTGGAAATTTTAAAAAAAGAGCTTGGCGCAATGGGTGTAAATATCGGTATGAATTTAGGAAAAGCCGCAGGAGCAGGGATAGCTGAGCATGTGCATTATCATCTGGTGCCAAGATGGGAGAGAGATACTAATTTTATAACATCTATTGCCGATCTAAGAGTCAATGGAGTGCCTTTTCATCCGCTATATGAGAATCTGAAAAATGCTTTTGAAAGTGTTAAATTTGAGTAA
- a CDS encoding SDR family NAD(P)-dependent oxidoreductase has protein sequence MKGTAFITGATSGFGDAIARRLSKEGYKIIAIGRRIDRLKKLAQELKNTHIIECDIRDKDAVFEAVKNIPESYRDIEILVNNAGLALGVEGILQTNVEDLETMVDTNIKGLLYSTKAILPIMAARKSGYVFNLGSTAGAWPYPGSHVYGASKAFVKQFSRNIRNDLKGSGIRVTEIAPGICKTEFSEVRFKGDIERANEVYAGFEPITSQDIATIVVNCINMPKHVNINVIELMATAQTWAGLHVEKN, from the coding sequence GTGAAAGGAACGGCTTTTATAACCGGAGCCACATCTGGATTTGGCGATGCGATAGCCAGAAGACTATCAAAAGAGGGGTATAAAATAATCGCTATAGGTCGCCGAATTGATAGATTGAAAAAATTGGCTCAGGAGCTAAAAAATACTCATATAATAGAGTGTGATATCAGGGATAAAGATGCTGTTTTTGAGGCTGTAAAAAATATTCCGGAATCTTATAGGGATATTGAAATTTTAGTTAATAATGCAGGTCTTGCGCTTGGAGTGGAAGGCATATTGCAAACAAATGTAGAAGATCTTGAAACTATGGTGGATACCAATATAAAAGGACTTTTATATTCTACTAAAGCCATTTTGCCTATCATGGCTGCCAGAAAGAGCGGATATGTATTTAACTTAGGATCTACTGCCGGCGCTTGGCCATATCCTGGAAGTCATGTTTACGGTGCTTCTAAGGCTTTTGTAAAACAGTTTAGTAGAAATATAAGAAATGATTTAAAAGGTAGTGGTATTCGCGTTACAGAGATTGCGCCTGGTATTTGCAAGACCGAATTCAGCGAGGTTAGGTTTAAGGGCGATATAGAGCGTGCTAATGAGGTTTATGCCGGCTTTGAGCCTATAACCTCTCAGGATATAGCAACTATTGTGGTAAATTGTATAAATATGCCAAAGCATGTTAATATAAATGTTATAGAGTTGATGGCTACTGCTCAGACATGGGCTGGGCTTCATGTGGAGAAAAATTAA
- a CDS encoding tetratricopeptide repeat protein yields the protein MRGNKAIVGILLIFSMFCIGAANEDKKFDENLYILEALMAVDNSKHEDAVGIYKELFKKTNKTTYLKEALKFAFVSNSSDFNEILKLAEQNLKDDPDFLRIKGAKLMGQNRFEEAKEVLENLVKKDPKPRSHIMLGSLFSMQHKNEEALAQFQKAYDIEKSDENLIRIADFLYNKMGRNQEAISYLETSRRINGCSVHACMTLIDFYIHMQQFNNTIEIYENLYEITKEKDFLNKALGIYVYQKNYEDAIKFLKKYNHNNDALMEIYAMTGDFDGAYNKAKEIFDKSFNIEYQVKMAIYQYERDSKKMTKKSLDEIIYNFEKSVGKLDNPVYFNYYGYLLIDYDVDIKKGIELVKKALEKDPKSVYYIDSLAWGYFKLGDCKKADELMQGVMHDSDFIESDEAKDHIRMIKECLQKNKK from the coding sequence ATGCGTGGGAATAAGGCGATTGTAGGAATTTTATTAATATTTTCCATGTTTTGCATAGGAGCGGCTAACGAAGATAAAAAATTTGATGAAAATCTCTATATACTTGAAGCGCTTATGGCGGTTGATAATTCTAAACACGAAGATGCCGTTGGTATCTATAAAGAGCTTTTTAAAAAAACTAATAAAACAACCTATTTAAAAGAGGCTTTGAAATTCGCATTTGTTTCAAATAGCTCTGATTTTAATGAAATTTTAAAACTTGCTGAGCAAAATTTAAAAGACGATCCTGATTTTTTGCGCATCAAAGGCGCAAAACTAATGGGACAAAACAGATTTGAAGAGGCTAAAGAGGTATTGGAAAATTTGGTCAAGAAAGATCCTAAGCCTAGAAGTCATATAATGCTTGGCTCTCTTTTTTCTATGCAGCATAAGAATGAAGAGGCGCTGGCTCAGTTTCAAAAAGCTTATGATATAGAAAAAAGCGACGAGAATTTGATCAGGATTGCTGATTTTCTTTATAATAAGATGGGTAGAAATCAAGAGGCGATAAGCTATCTTGAGACATCAAGAAGAATCAATGGTTGTAGCGTGCATGCGTGCATGACTTTGATAGACTTTTATATCCATATGCAACAGTTTAATAATACGATTGAAATCTACGAAAATTTGTATGAAATTACAAAGGAAAAAGATTTTCTAAATAAGGCTCTTGGAATTTATGTTTATCAAAAAAACTATGAAGATGCTATTAAATTTCTAAAAAAATATAATCATAACAATGATGCTTTGATGGAAATTTATGCTATGACAGGAGATTTTGATGGTGCGTATAATAAGGCAAAAGAGATTTTTGACAAGAGCTTTAATATAGAATATCAGGTTAAAATGGCAATATATCAATACGAGCGCGATTCTAAAAAAATGACTAAAAAAAGCCTTGATGAGATCATTTATAACTTTGAAAAGTCTGTAGGCAAGCTTGATAATCCTGTATATTTTAACTATTACGGATATTTGCTTATAGATTACGATGTGGATATTAAAAAAGGCATAGAGCTCGTTAAAAAAGCTCTTGAAAAAGATCCAAAATCTGTATATTATATAGACTCTCTTGCGTGGGGTTACTTTAAACTTGGAGATTGCAAGAAAGCCGATGAGCTTATGCAAGGAGTTATGCATGATAGTGATTTTATAGAAAGCGATGAAGCAAAAGATCATATAAGAATGATAAAAGAGTGTTTGCAGAAGAATAAAAAATGA
- a CDS encoding tRNA1(Val) (adenine(37)-N6)-methyltransferase yields the protein MRLMQPKTGYRYNSDTMMLYDFVSKIKPKGKVLDVGCGCGILGLLLKRDFASINIDMLDIQESNINLAKQNADTNSIEANFITADFSNFKSDKRYDLIVSNPPFYHDGSKKSENEHIKISRYNEFLPLENLIKSSNSLLKPHGAFVFCYDAKQLSEILICLKKYKFTPSRLCFIHPKATIEANLVMIEAKKSSKALMKILPPVFVFENDRYSEVASEIFARANTLSEDFDC from the coding sequence ATGAGGCTCATGCAGCCTAAAACAGGGTATCGGTACAACTCCGATACAATGATGCTCTATGACTTTGTGTCAAAAATAAAGCCAAAAGGCAAAGTCCTTGATGTAGGATGCGGATGTGGTATATTGGGGCTTTTGTTAAAACGTGATTTTGCTAGTATTAATATTGATATGCTTGATATTCAGGAGTCAAATATAAATTTGGCAAAACAAAATGCCGACACAAACTCTATTGAGGCAAATTTTATTACAGCCGATTTTTCTAATTTTAAAAGCGATAAAAGATATGATCTTATAGTCTCAAATCCGCCTTTTTATCACGATGGGTCCAAAAAAAGCGAGAATGAACATATAAAAATTAGTAGATATAATGAATTTTTGCCTCTTGAAAATTTGATCAAGTCGTCAAATTCGCTTCTAAAACCTCATGGAGCTTTTGTGTTTTGTTATGATGCAAAGCAGCTTAGTGAAATTTTAATATGTTTAAAAAAGTATAAATTTACGCCCTCAAGGCTATGCTTTATTCATCCCAAAGCAACTATTGAAGCAAATTTAGTTATGATAGAGGCGAAAAAGAGTTCAAAGGCGCTAATGAAGATATTGCCCCCTGTTTTTGTTTTTGAAAATGATAGATATAGTGAGGTTGCTAGTGAAATTTTTGCTAGAGCAAATACTCTTAGTGAGGATTTTGATTGCTAA
- a CDS encoding ankyrin repeat domain-containing protein, whose protein sequence is MRSAIKAILLFLFFVPLAFGSILDDGRLDCDEILANKSRVFFDNFNLQAAGLTDIDFKCSSSLLNLKHIENLLDISSKIRSESRSCVGKIADINLNNFKFMLLKAGIVPEIYAKTLSEAEQYEKELEQNRAFFRYWGHQTLSNFLLFKAFNKNYNEALAPMIKHYMGSFRMDEGSAIYYATKIVNEFLKFAIAIQKENFLANIPDISEVQKRVSDPQFSKHDINELLYSGKISKDSLQKAFETALLYDKNIDILKEFIQIGVDINSGYESPLFFALNNLKSVELLLENGADVNYSNLLGQTPLFRAVGLNDINLVKLLVDHGADVSKRTIDINTKLAYTSNLGEVLPSYIKPCDFEHTSRTIFMEAARKSDVEILKFLIAIGVDLNAVDDAGFNAFDYAIMGKKEANLQYLKALGLKSNFDN, encoded by the coding sequence ATGAGATCTGCCATCAAGGCTATCTTGTTATTTTTATTTTTTGTACCCCTTGCTTTCGGAAGTATATTAGATGACGGCAGGCTTGATTGCGATGAAATTTTAGCAAATAAATCTCGCGTTTTTTTTGATAATTTCAATCTTCAAGCGGCTGGATTAACGGATATTGACTTTAAGTGTTCAAGCTCTCTTTTAAATTTAAAACATATAGAGAATTTGCTTGATATATCAAGCAAAATAAGATCAGAGAGTCGTTCTTGTGTAGGCAAAATTGCGGATATAAATTTAAATAATTTTAAATTTATGCTTTTAAAAGCCGGAATTGTGCCTGAAATTTATGCAAAAACACTTAGTGAAGCTGAACAATACGAAAAAGAGCTTGAGCAAAATAGAGCATTTTTTAGATATTGGGGGCATCAAACTCTTTCAAATTTTTTACTGTTTAAAGCATTTAATAAAAACTACAATGAAGCTCTTGCTCCCATGATAAAGCACTATATGGGTAGCTTTAGAATGGATGAAGGCAGTGCTATTTACTATGCCACAAAGATTGTAAATGAGTTTTTAAAATTTGCGATTGCAATACAAAAAGAGAATTTCTTAGCCAATATTCCAGATATTAGCGAGGTGCAAAAACGCGTAAGCGATCCTCAATTCTCAAAGCATGATATAAATGAGCTTTTATATTCTGGAAAAATTTCTAAAGATTCATTGCAAAAAGCTTTTGAAACTGCACTTCTTTATGATAAAAATATAGATATTCTTAAAGAATTTATACAAATAGGAGTAGATATTAATAGCGGATATGAGAGTCCTCTTTTTTTCGCTCTTAATAATTTAAAGAGTGTTGAGCTTTTACTTGAAAATGGAGCTGATGTAAATTATTCCAATTTACTTGGACAAACCCCTCTTTTTAGAGCCGTAGGACTAAACGATATTAATCTAGTAAAGCTACTTGTTGATCACGGAGCTGATGTGAGTAAGAGGACGATTGATATAAATACAAAGCTTGCTTATACTTCAAATTTAGGTGAGGTTTTGCCAAGCTATATAAAACCTTGTGATTTTGAACATACTTCAAGGACTATTTTTATGGAAGCCGCTCGTAAAAGCGATGTTGAAATTTTAAAATTTTTAATAGCCATAGGTGTCGATTTAAATGCTGTAGATGATGCTGGATTTAATGCTTTTGATTATGCGATAATGGGTAAAAAAGAGGCGAATTTACAGTATCTAAAAGCTCTTGGCTTAAAGTCAAATTTTGATAATTAG